The Croceicoccus marinus genome contains a region encoding:
- a CDS encoding 23S rRNA (pseudouridine(1915)-N(3))-methyltransferase RlmH: MRLHVIARGKIGRSPEAELVARYEKRIGWPFRVTELPDSGGTIPAPLTPAKDVLLDERGKLMSSEDFAALLGRWRDDGMREARFLIGAADGHGDEARDSADLLLGFGAMTWPHLMVRAMLAEQLYRATTIIAGHPYHRSG, from the coding sequence ATGCGGCTTCATGTCATCGCACGCGGAAAGATCGGCCGTTCGCCCGAGGCGGAGCTGGTCGCGCGCTATGAAAAGCGCATCGGCTGGCCCTTCAGGGTGACCGAACTGCCCGATAGCGGCGGCACGATACCCGCGCCGCTGACCCCGGCGAAGGACGTGCTGCTGGACGAGCGCGGCAAGCTGATGTCGTCCGAGGATTTCGCCGCGCTGCTCGGTCGCTGGCGCGACGACGGCATGCGCGAGGCGCGCTTCCTGATCGGCGCCGCCGACGGCCACGGGGACGAGGCGCGGGACAGCGCCGACCTGCTGCTCGGCTTCGGCGCCATGACCTGGCCGCATCTGATGGTCCGCGCGATGCTGGCCGAACAGCTCTACCGCGCGACGACGATCATCGCGGGCCACCCCTATCACCGTTCGGGCTAG